Part of the Nicotiana sylvestris chromosome 5, ASM39365v2, whole genome shotgun sequence genome is shown below.
ACTCTAGAACTAAATGCAAGCTTGAGTTTTGTATGTGAAAGAGCTTCAATTTTATAGTTATCTTACAGATGTTGTTCTGGCTGTTTTCTGCTTTATAGGTGCTCATCAACTGTAGGAACAACAGGAAACTTCTCGGCCGTGTGAGGGCGTTCGATCGTCACTGCAACATGGTGCTTGAAAATGTTAGGGAAATGTGGACTGAGGTTCGTTCTTTTTTCTGGGGTTTTTAGTAAATTTGTTTTGGACAATGCATCTTGGATATTGGATTTGTAACTTGCGCAAAGAGCTCCACTTATCCAAGTTGTGTATGTTTATTCATCAGGTTCCCAAGactggaaaaggaaaaaagaagggtCAACCTGTTAACAAAGATAGGTTTATTAGCAAGATGTTCCTTCGTGGAGATTCTGTGATCATTGTCCTCCGAAATCCCAAGTAGAGGTATTGCTGGATCTTTGACGTTGCTATGTTTTGATGGTGATTGGAGTAATTTGAGTTGAATTGGGAGCTGGTTCTTCATTTCATCAGTCCTTACTTGAATTGCAATTACCTTCTAAGTTTTTGAATTCATTATTGTGAAATTTATCAAACAATTTAAAATGAAATTTGGAACTTCAGAAATTATTAATACTAGCATTTAAATGTCATTTTTAAAATTGAAATGCTGAACGAGCTGTCACCTGGGGGGTAATACCATGATTGGAAGATCAATGATACGAAATGACAACAAGAGAAACTTCATGGTTCTTTTTTCCAAGCAGGAATATGGAGACAGAAAAAAGATTTTGGTATTTGGTGAACATGGAAAATGGTTAATGAGATAATGGTCTTATAAACATGAGCAATCATTTGTGTAATGGTGGATACAAATGATAGGAGGCTCAATGGGATGAAAATCTGCATGTTGTAGTGTCCAAGTTCGGCAAATGAAACGCAGACAGGAAAGTGGCATGGATATTTGGTGTATTACTAAAAGAGCTTGCCTTATGCACAAAACACCCTATGGTAGTGCAGAATAAGGAATTAGAGAATACATATACTGTTTTCCTTACATTTCTATGAAGCCTATTTCCTTGTGCATGCAGAAATGAATTATTTCCTCTATATTTTTGTGCTTTTCTACTTGAAATACGTGTTGTGAGTGTTACACACGTGCATGATTTATTTTCCAGATGACCCAAGATTGGGCGCATCGGCGCTCCTACATCCTTTTATTTTTCATGATCTGATTTCCCTCATTTCTTTGTAATGCTAATTATTACACTTATGCAATGTAGGTGAACCGGGTATGAGTGATTTGGAGTAAAACTTGTGAAGCAGCTAGGAGTTGGACGAACTTGTATGACTTTTCGTATTGGTAGAAACATGGACTTGATTACTAGAGAGGGTGCTGTAAGACTTGAAATAGGATTTTGCTGTTCTGCTACGTACTGTTATCTATTTCAGGGACCTTGTAAACAATGGATTTTAAAGTGGTTTTTTTGTAGTTTGTGTTATGATCAAGCTAATGTGTAGGATACCTTACCTTTCATATCCAGATACAATGCTCATTGAATGGGCTAGTAATTAGTATACTTAACAATGATTGAGTTTTGGTACATGCGTCGGCAGGAACATGAAATAGGCGAGTTTGAAATGGAGGTAAAGTTAACCAAATGAGTGAATACGATAAATGAAGCGTAATTTTTCACCCATACCAGTTAAACTTGGTCCTATATTCATGGCTGCAAGAGAGTGCAGTGGTGGTTTCAATTTATGCGTAACATTCAATAATTTTTTTGTATTAACTAACATAATCTCTGTAGAATTAAAACATAGAAGACTTTGCAGAAGTGGATCAATTTGTGTATTATGACGTAACTGTTAAAAAGTTGGATAATTGCGTTTGTAAGTAGTACATGAATAAGTGCATCCCAACTAAAAATCTTAGATTAGATAATTTATACGTGATAATTCATGTATTATTACTTATTGCCTAACaattttgtattgttgtttattGTATAACAATTTTTTAATTGTTATCACAGCATAAACAATTCTTGCATAACCATATAATAAACCAAACGGCCCCGCCCTGACAGTATCTTTTAACTATATTACTGATAACATTCGAATTATAAATAATTTTAAGCAGTAATAAATTGGACACTCCCTTATGGTCCCTCATAGCAGCGGTAGGTTTAGTACAAGTTCTTGTTACACTTTCATTGATGAGTTTGAAGGTAGTGATTAGGAGTTCACTTGGATCTGACTACTCCTCCACCtaccaaaatatattttttcttttgaaaacgCTCCCACAATAGATTTCCTTGTAAACCATGTTTAAGTCATATTCGCATGAATATGGATGCAGCTTGTTTTGTGTGCAAAAATGAGGATGAAACCATCACCATATCTTCATCACCTGGCCTATTGTAGGAAAAATTGGGCTCTGTAAATCTCATTACATCTGATCCTAACAATTGAATCCTCAGCATAAAAGTTCTCAGTGTCACTCTTGACAATAATTATCTCATACGGGAggatctttttattttttaattttttatggaGCATATGAATCAATGGAAATGCTAATTATCAAATTAATTATCATCTATCTCTCTAAGAATATCTCTCAACATGCCATGTAATTCAATTTTTTCACAACTAGGGAGCCTAACGGAAATAAAAAAACTCCATCAAAGTAAAATGGCTTAAACCACCTACTAGATGTTATAAGCTTAATACAGATGGGGCTCTTAAAGCGAATAAACTGTGATGCGGACTTGGTGGAGTCATCCGTAGCAGCTAAGGAGACTGGATGGTTGGCTTCAATGATATACATGCTGCTACTCCTATCCAGACAGAAATTTAGCTTTGCAACGAGATCTTCAACATGCATGTGACTTTCAACTATGGCCTTTGGAAATAGAAACTGATTCAACGGACGTGCTTCAATATTTTGAATATGATTATCCAATGTACAACATCATTATATGTGAATGAAGGTGACTGATGCTTCAGCCGGAGAAGGTGCTGCTCAGGCATCGCTTTAAGCAAGCAAACCAAGTGTTCCATGTTTTCGCAAAGAAAGATTTTGAGGCACTAAGCAGGCCGATCTAAATCAAGCTCTAACGTTTGCAGTTCCACTCCATTTTGTAGAAGCCCGGTTTCTAGAAGACAAAGGTAATACATATTGTGTTAGCTTTATTTCGGATAATATATATACTAAATTGGTTGAACTTGGGAACCAACATGTCCTAAGTGGCATCGCTACGGAATAT
Proteins encoded:
- the LOC104247417 gene encoding uncharacterized protein; protein product: MEEDAPVKNEEEEFNTGPLSVLMMSVKNNTQVLINCRNNRKLLGRVRAFDRHCNMVLENVREMWTEVPKTGKGKKKGQPVNKDRFISKMFLRGDSVIIVLRNPK